Proteins found in one Candidatus Nitrosocosmicus arcticus genomic segment:
- a CDS encoding response regulator, with protein MGILLTDIRIPRMSGIELASWCKEINTFIRMIFLTLYEKAEVENELKKYNLLDTELLQKPVHLNKLKECIKKHFRMIY; from the coding sequence ATTGGAATACTGTTAACAGATATCAGAATTCCTAGAATGAGTGGGATTGAATTAGCATCATGGTGTAAAGAAATCAATACATTTATCCGAATGATTTTTTTAACTTTATATGAAAAAGCCGAGGTTGAAAATGAACTTAAAAAATATAATCTGTTGGATACAGAATTACTGCAAAAGCCTGTCCATCTAAATAAACTAAAAGAGTGTATTAAGAAACATTTCCGGATGATCTATTGA
- a CDS encoding alcohol dehydrogenase catalytic domain-containing protein, whose amino-acid sequence MKALVYHGAMEARVDEKAKLQIKDKEDFILKVTSTANGGCGLGSGLHFHPRTVPTMEPGQTLGHEFIGIVEEPKPCVHTVKECDRAVIPFNLLCCKGLFGRQGSWSQSDRTNRMQKLYLKNRNYHSLFPISIMRCISTIMIEDD is encoded by the coding sequence ATGAAAGCGCTAGTTTATCATGGTGCTATGGAAGCAAGAGTAGATGAAAAGGCCAAACTACAAATTAAAGATAAGGAGGACTTTATATTAAAAGTAACTTCCACTGCTAATGGTGGTTGTGGTTTGGGTTCTGGTCTACATTTTCACCCCAGAACTGTACCTACTATGGAACCGGGTCAAACACTAGGACATGAATTCATAGGTATTGTAGAAGAGCCAAAACCTTGTGTTCATACAGTAAAAGAATGCGACAGAGCTGTAATACCGTTTAATCTATTATGTTGTAAAGGTTTGTTCGGCAGACAAGGATCATGGTCTCAGTCTGATAGGACAAATCGCATGCAAAAATTGTACCTAAAGAATAGAAATTATCATTCTTTGTTTCCCATTTCCATAATGAGATGCATATCGACTATAATGATAGAGGATGACTGA
- a CDS encoding aldo/keto reductase, with product MTKRRFGSTNIDIPVIGQGTWMIEGNNDRYAHNLAIESLRLGLELGMTHIDTAEMYGNGVVEEMVRQAIMGRRDEVFIASKVLPSNASYYGTLKACERSLKRLNTDRLDLYLIHWPSSEHPIHETMRAMEKLVKEGLVRLIGVSNFDLEELKEAEHALQDETIACNQVLYHLNSRGIERKLLPYCHSKKIAVVGYAPFGHGNFPSSNSVKGRLLVEIAERHRKTPHQVVLNFIVNHTKIFTIPKTSKPERVKENGESVGWNLTEDEIADINRIFPVPAYDVPLDMI from the coding sequence ATGACCAAACGTAGGTTCGGTTCGACGAATATTGACATTCCCGTTATAGGGCAAGGGACATGGATGATTGAGGGAAACAATGACCGTTACGCCCATAATCTTGCGATAGAATCTCTTCGATTAGGACTTGAACTTGGAATGACTCACATCGATACTGCTGAAATGTACGGAAATGGCGTAGTAGAGGAGATGGTACGTCAAGCCATTATGGGACGAAGAGATGAGGTATTTATTGCCAGCAAAGTTTTGCCTTCAAACGCTTCTTATTATGGCACACTAAAAGCTTGTGAACGTAGCTTGAAACGATTGAATACAGATAGGCTTGATCTATATTTGATCCACTGGCCTAGCTCAGAGCATCCAATTCACGAAACCATGCGTGCGATGGAAAAATTAGTGAAGGAAGGTCTAGTAAGATTAATTGGAGTAAGCAATTTTGATCTGGAAGAACTGAAAGAGGCTGAACATGCACTTCAGGATGAGACAATTGCATGTAATCAAGTTCTTTATCATTTAAATTCTCGCGGAATAGAAAGAAAGTTACTACCATACTGTCATAGTAAGAAGATAGCTGTGGTAGGATATGCACCGTTTGGTCACGGCAATTTTCCGTCTTCAAATAGTGTTAAAGGACGACTACTTGTGGAGATTGCGGAACGACATCGGAAAACACCACATCAAGTAGTACTCAACTTTATAGTTAATCACACCAAGATATTTACTATTCCGAAGACCAGTAAACCAGAGCGTGTCAAAGAGAATGGCGAAAGCGTAGGTTGGAACCTGACTGAAGATGAGATTGCAGATATTAACAGGATATTCCCAGTGCCCGCATATGATGTACCTTTAGATATGATTTGA
- a CDS encoding dihydrolipoyl dehydrogenase family protein has protein sequence MENKTEFDLIVIGTGTTGSTVASTCRSNGLKVTIIDSLPFGGTCALRGCEPKKILVEAAKTIDANQRHENKGISNIDKVHLNWRDLMNFKRTFTDPFPNQREESYVTSGIIPIHGKAKFVAKDAVKVEYNEYGDADNDIIRGKHILIATGAKPVNLGIPGLENVITSDQFLDLENHRIPDNVVFIGGGYISFEFAHIAARSGVKKITIFHRGKQPLEHFDPDLVNQLVQKSKNIGIDVQLEAKVERIDKLASFTSVEDDGKLVVHYSAVANSPVDDKLTKTIKADMVVHGAGRVPNIEELDLKAGGIEYTSRGIKVNGYLQSVSNPIVYAAGDVAASGGAPLTPVASYDGNIVSNNILNGNTIKSNYNGLPSVIFTIPPLASVGLKENDAREQGLRFRTNHKNTSGWYSSRRVGETHSGFKILVEEGSDRILGAHLLGPHSEEVINIFSLAIRLGLTIKDLNDPILYAYPTYSSDVIYML, from the coding sequence ATGGAAAATAAGACCGAATTTGATTTAATTGTAATAGGTACAGGTACGACAGGCTCTACCGTAGCATCAACCTGCCGTTCTAATGGATTAAAAGTCACTATTATAGATTCACTGCCTTTTGGCGGTACTTGTGCGTTGCGAGGATGTGAACCAAAAAAAATCCTTGTTGAGGCGGCAAAAACTATCGATGCAAACCAAAGACATGAAAATAAAGGTATAAGCAATATAGATAAAGTTCATTTGAATTGGCGTGATTTAATGAACTTTAAAAGGACCTTTACCGACCCTTTCCCAAACCAGAGAGAAGAAAGTTATGTCACATCCGGAATTATTCCCATCCACGGAAAAGCCAAATTTGTTGCTAAGGACGCAGTTAAAGTGGAATACAATGAGTATGGCGATGCAGATAATGATATTATAAGAGGTAAACATATTTTAATAGCAACTGGAGCAAAACCCGTTAATTTAGGCATCCCAGGTTTAGAGAATGTGATCACGAGCGATCAGTTTTTGGATCTTGAAAATCATCGAATACCTGATAATGTTGTATTCATTGGTGGCGGATACATATCTTTTGAATTTGCACATATTGCGGCCCGCTCTGGTGTTAAAAAGATCACAATTTTTCATCGCGGTAAACAACCCTTAGAACACTTTGACCCAGACCTCGTAAATCAACTAGTGCAGAAGAGTAAAAATATCGGTATCGATGTCCAATTAGAAGCAAAGGTTGAGAGAATTGATAAATTAGCATCTTTTACCTCAGTAGAAGACGATGGTAAATTAGTTGTACATTATTCTGCTGTTGCAAATTCCCCTGTAGACGACAAATTGACAAAAACAATAAAAGCTGATATGGTGGTACATGGTGCTGGCCGGGTGCCAAATATCGAAGAACTCGATCTAAAGGCAGGTGGTATAGAATATACCTCCAGAGGTATAAAGGTGAATGGATATCTTCAAAGCGTTTCTAATCCTATTGTATATGCAGCAGGCGATGTTGCAGCAAGTGGTGGGGCACCATTAACTCCGGTAGCAAGCTATGATGGAAATATTGTGTCAAATAATATCCTAAATGGAAACACCATTAAATCCAATTATAATGGGCTGCCTAGTGTTATTTTTACCATTCCACCTCTTGCGTCGGTGGGTTTAAAGGAAAATGATGCAAGAGAACAAGGATTACGATTTAGAACTAATCATAAAAACACATCTGGATGGTATTCTTCTAGACGTGTAGGTGAAACTCATTCTGGATTTAAGATACTAGTTGAGGAAGGGAGTGATAGAATTTTAGGTGCTCATCTATTAGGACCTCATTCAGAGGAAGTCATAAACATATTTTCATTAGCTATTAGATTAGGCCTCACCATAAAAGATCTCAATGATCCCATACTCTATGCCTATCCAACCTATTCATCAGATGTAATCTATATGTTATAG
- a CDS encoding PPOX class F420-dependent oxidoreductase, with amino-acid sequence MNQHQNDITNPSIKNLFEDKNLAFVATLMKDGSPQITPTWIDIIDNEILINTALGRVKQKNVTRDPRIGLSIADHNNPYHMVTIRGEVIDQITGEMAETHADKLAKKYLNKDKYPFKAPGEKRVILKVKPTRVTYI; translated from the coding sequence ATGAATCAACACCAAAACGACATTACTAATCCTTCTATCAAAAACCTTTTTGAGGACAAAAATCTAGCTTTTGTCGCTACGCTAATGAAAGATGGATCTCCTCAAATAACTCCTACTTGGATCGATATAATAGATAATGAAATTCTAATTAATACCGCGCTGGGTAGAGTAAAACAGAAGAATGTGACGAGAGATCCTAGGATAGGACTATCAATAGCAGACCACAATAATCCTTACCATATGGTAACCATACGAGGAGAAGTCATTGACCAGATCACAGGAGAAATGGCCGAGACTCATGCAGATAAATTGGCAAAAAAATATCTGAACAAAGATAAATATCCATTCAAAGCGCCAGGTGAGAAAAGGGTTATTTTGAAGGTAAAGCCCACACGAGTAACGTACATATAA